In Flavobacterium praedii, the DNA window CAACGAATCGTAATGACGTGTATTGGTAACAATAGTTTCGTTATTGCGCAAAGCGCCAGTATTAACAAAAGAAAGCAACTGATTTTTAAGATCCTCAACACCTAGTTTTTCTTTGGCTGAGATCAATAGAATTTCTGGAATCTCGGTTTTTATATTTTGAATTTCAGTTTCACTTAATTTATCAGCTTTGTTCCCAATAATCACAAGCGGTTTCAACGGAAACTGATTCTTAATTTTCTCCAATTCTACTTTCAACTTTAATCCCGAAACTTTAAACTCGGAACTGTCAAAAAGAAAAACCACAACTTGCGCCTGTTCAATTTTTTCAAAAGTTTTTTTAATTCCAATGCTTTCTACCACATCAACCGTTTCACGAATACCCGCTGTATCAATAAATCGAAATCCAATACCGCCAATTACCAATTCGTCTTCAATAGTATCACGCGTAGTCCCCGCAATTTCAGAAACAATGGCGCGTTCTTCATTCAGTAAAGAATTCAGTAGTGTAGATTTCCCTACATTGGGTTCGCCTACTATCGCCACAGGAATTCCGTTTTTAATCACGTTCCCCACGGCGAACGAATCAATTAATCGTTTTAGTACAAACTCAATTCGGTTTAGCAATTCATGAAATTGGGTTCTATCGGCAAATTCTACATCTTCTTCGGCAAAGTCCAATTCAAGTTCAATCAGCGAGGCAAAATTCAACAGTTCCTCACGGAGTTTGGCAATCTCGTTAGAAAATCCCCCACGCATTTGCTGCATAGCAATTTGGTGCGACGCTTCGTTGTCTGACGAAATCAAATCGGCAACGGCTTCGGCTTGCGATAAATCGAGTTTACCGTTCAAGAAAGCTCTCAAGGTAAATTCACCAGCATTAGCCATTCTGCACCCTTTTCGTAGCAATAACTGAATAATTTGTTGCTGAATATAAGTAGATCCATGGCATGAAATCTCAATAGTATTTTCACCAGTATAGGAATTAGGCCCTTTAAAAATCGAAACCAACACTTCATCCAGCGTTTTGGTATCATCTACAATATGACCCAAATGCAATGTATGGGTTTTTTGTAACCTTAAATCCTTGCTCTTAATCGATCGAAAAACCGAATGTCCTATAGCTATGGCGTCTTCGCCAGAAATTCGAATTACGGCAATGGCACCAGCTCCTGATGGGGTGGCCAAAGCTACTATAGAATCGTTTTGAATCATAACTGAAAATTTATGCAAAAGTACGCAAAACTTAGAACTTTTTGACTTTTTGTAATCTGTGTTAGGCAAAATAGAGCACTCTAAAACCTGCTTTTTGACAAAAGACAGATGTTATATTAAATTTTAAATCAAATTGATTTTTTTCATACTTTATTTTAAGAAGTTTCGTAACTTTAAATGAAATAGTGGTACACAATAAATTAAAGATAGATATGAAAAAAATATTGTTTCCAACAGATTTTTCCGTAACCTCAAATAATGCTTTTATATACGCATTAAAGCTTGCTGATGCTATAAATGCTGAGATTATTACACTGCATGTTTATCAAGTAGATTCACCGGTATATTTGGATATGTCAATGTACTTGAAGGAAATATACGATTATGAACAACTGAGTAATTTCGAAAATTACAAAGATGAGGTGCCTTTACTTCGAAAAATTGCCGATGAAAATAATTTAGGACATATAAAGTGGAGTAATGTGCTTATACAAGGGGTGTTAATAGATGAAGTAGTCAAAATCTCAAAAAAAGAAAATATTGATTTCATTGTAATGGGGACCAAAGGCGCAAAACACATGAGTGAAATATTTTTAGGAACACAAACAACCAAAGTAATGAATGATGCCAAAGCCATAGTTTTGGCCATACCTGAAAAATGTCAATATGCACCCATTCAAAAAATTCTTTTTACTACCAAATATGAAATTAAAGACATAGAGGCATTACAAAAAGTAGCTGATTTAGCTAAGTTTTTGCATTCGCATATCGATTGTCTTAACATAAAAGCGCCTCACAAAGTATACAAAGATGATCTAATACTTGATTTTAAAAATGTTTTCAAAGATCAAAATATTAATTTTCATTCCGTAATAAGTAATGATGTAGAAGGAGAAATTTTGAAGTTTATAGAAAAAGATAAAATAAACATGCTAGCCATTCATGTACGCCATCGAGGTTTTTTTGAAAA includes these proteins:
- the mnmE gene encoding tRNA uridine-5-carboxymethylaminomethyl(34) synthesis GTPase MnmE, whose product is MIQNDSIVALATPSGAGAIAVIRISGEDAIAIGHSVFRSIKSKDLRLQKTHTLHLGHIVDDTKTLDEVLVSIFKGPNSYTGENTIEISCHGSTYIQQQIIQLLLRKGCRMANAGEFTLRAFLNGKLDLSQAEAVADLISSDNEASHQIAMQQMRGGFSNEIAKLREELLNFASLIELELDFAEEDVEFADRTQFHELLNRIEFVLKRLIDSFAVGNVIKNGIPVAIVGEPNVGKSTLLNSLLNEERAIVSEIAGTTRDTIEDELVIGGIGFRFIDTAGIRETVDVVESIGIKKTFEKIEQAQVVVFLFDSSEFKVSGLKLKVELEKIKNQFPLKPLVIIGNKADKLSETEIQNIKTEIPEILLISAKEKLGVEDLKNQLLSFVNTGALRNNETIVTNTRHYDSLLKALEEIQKVKFGLETNLSSDLMALDIKEALYQFGMITGQVTNDELLGNIFANFCIGK
- a CDS encoding universal stress protein; this encodes MKKILFPTDFSVTSNNAFIYALKLADAINAEIITLHVYQVDSPVYLDMSMYLKEIYDYEQLSNFENYKDEVPLLRKIADENNLGHIKWSNVLIQGVLIDEVVKISKKENIDFIVMGTKGAKHMSEIFLGTQTTKVMNDAKAIVLAIPEKCQYAPIQKILFTTKYEIKDIEALQKVADLAKFLHSHIDCLNIKAPHKVYKDDLILDFKNVFKDQNINFHSVISNDVEGEILKFIEKDKINMLAIHVRHRGFFEKLFNVSLSKKLAFHSNIPILSIQ